In the Ranitomeya imitator isolate aRanImi1 chromosome 2, aRanImi1.pri, whole genome shotgun sequence genome, TCCGGCCCTGTGGGACCCTTCTGATGAATCATATAAAGACAAATATTATCAGGAACTCGCATGGACCAAAATTGTACGAGACATGTTCCCGGAATGGGACAAGTATCCAGGGGAAACACAACAGCAAATTGGTAattataattacatttatttagcaAACCTTgattttattaaaaatataatttgtttagatCTCTAAAAAAATTGTTGTTCTTTTTTGGAACCTTTTTTTTGTAGATAAAGATGTGAGGCAACGGTGGCACTCCATCAGGGACAGATTCACAAAGTTTATAAATGACTGTGCTAAGAGTGGCTCGTCGCCGAGCAAAAAAACCTTTCCCTTTAGCGAAGAGCTCCAATTCATTGTCACCAGCCGGACAATGCGAAGGTAATTTACAATCCACTCCacaaaattatttatatatatcaGCCTAGAAAATTTTGATTAATGATCTTTTTCCCCCCCcacaggacggaaggaaacatgtcAGCAGCTGATGTGGATGAAAGCGACACtgaggatggagcaggcagttcctctggagtgggagggaTCATCTCTCCATCCAttcccacagcttctgctgaatccacatccacttcagcagctgctgcatccacatctgcttcagcagctgctgaagcatctgattctgcagaagctgtgagagtggagaagagagctgtctatccggtggcagcagagaaaagaaaaaaaaacaaagaagaacAATGAGGACCAAACGGTGCAAATTGCCTCGGACACCcttgattttataaaaaaaatcttcTAGCGATGACCATTGCGATTCGTTTGCATTAACTGTCGCAAGAAAGACCCGCtcactgccaccggatagacagtcTCTTTTTATGTCTatggtccagatgtccctcactgctctggaggaccctgctcctaTTTTGCCATATAACGAAgttctgatgggggtgttgggactgTTCAGGCCCCGACACAGAACACTGGACACACCTGCAAGACCACAGTATTTGGGCAACAGTCAAGGCAGTTATGCAGATAGAGGAAGTTCTCAGCAGCTGGGACCAACTTCTCAAACAGAGGGAACAAATTACCTGTATTCTCCCGAGTACACCTATCTGCACTAAAAGTAAAATGGGCTACAGCTCCAGTTGCacagaaaaccacaagaaaaacgaagTACATCATATCTGATAATCGGTAAACTTATCAGtttatttaaaatattaaaaatgaacAAAATATAATATAACAGAAAAACCGTATTGATATTCGAATAATAGGGAACAGGTGCACCACAACATCCACTATCACATAACAAGAGGGGAGAAGGACATGAGTTGTCAAAGGAGTAAAAAATATAACTGAGTACTGGCACTGCAGGTCTCAATAGAGATGTACAGGGACACAACTCCTTTGACAACTCATGTCCTTCTCACCTCCTGTTATGTGATAGTGGATGTTGTGGTGCACCCGTTCCCTATTATTCGAATATCTCTGTATTAATACggtttttctgttatattttgttcatttttaatattttaaataaaCTGACAATTTTAAGGATTAGCCGAGATAATGTACttcttttttcttgtgtttttctatataaTGGAAAGTATCTCTTAGTAAAATTCCATTTAGTTTTGTCAATCTGTGACAAGACCAATCTATGAGTATGGTGTCCGGACCTGAGCTTTTGTTTCTAGCTCCAGTTGCATGTTGGCTTTGTAAGGGGCTGTTTAATTAATTTGTTTCAAATTGAAAAATCATTTATAAAATTTACAAATATTTTGTGTTTGttacaataaatttttttttcaaaaaatattcTCTTGTTTTTAGACAATAGGGAAAAAGGCCTCTGTGTCGGACGCTGTCCTGGGTATATGGGCAATCGATTAGTGTTTTGGGGGTTGTGTTACTGTTATGTGTTAACTATTCTATATCTCATACTGCAGTTAATTTATGACAACACCCCCCATTTTTTGGAGATACAAAGATACAAAAGAAATTAagcccaaaaaatttttttatttaaattaccaccaaattttttattttttgggtaaCATgaccaaaaaattttttaaaacacaATTTTTTGTTGATTGTTGTCGATTCACATTCTTCGGGATCTTTTCACAACAGTTAGCAGTGATGTCGGCAACTTTTTGGGGAgggtcagtgtagatgcatccttctctgctggtcaggctgctcaacaccagcacaggagtattgccagtgcacagcaccttcaggactcataaagtagtcagtgaaggattctctcacacgcacaccagagttggacggcctgcccagacccccgttgaccactggattaaatactggctgctggtactccacatctaggtcagtgttgtactcacgagcatagttgtggagtacacagcaagcctttatcacagcatcaacggtgtctgtgtccaactgaatggcagtgtgaaagatcctccactgactggtcatgatcccaaaggtgcattccacatatctgcgtgcacgactcagccgataattaaaaatcctccgtcgggcatccagtccccttcgtgggtatgggcgcagtagggttgtcgttaagggaaacgcctcatccgataccatcacaaagggcactggatgtgtggaagccggcaaaggtcttggggctgggagcgttccaccatcttgaagaatttgcatcccaatctgtgacgttcgcaacacccgagaatccccagtactaccataggcaccaacatcaatggcaacaaatttgtaatgggcatcagccaccgccatcaggaccactgaaaaatacttcttataattaaagaagcgtgatcctcatcgtgggggctgctgaacccttacatgtttaccatcgactgcacctatgcagtttgggaaattggccacagactgaaagcctgctgcaacctgcagccaagtctcctcggttggggaaggcatcactataggctgcaacttctgccagatgacggtacatgtgcacctcacaatgttagagatggtggatttaccaactctaaattggaggtgcagggatgtatagctctctcctgtggccaaaaatctgcaaagaaacaaaaaagaaaattagaagtgtcacacaaaaatgtaattaaaacatgtcacaagttaaggccgctataatatgcgtccagcaccattcaTGTGTTATGTTAAGCATTCAATAATGATGGCATTAACACCCGGCACAACACAAAGGGTGGAAACAAACTAAAaaaaggcctgatgggacttgtgcacacacACATGCGAGACATGACCaagtgttgcatggtaatccccggacctgttgcatgcactccgttgtggagcgtgcggctccatgtattggtatgtgggtgcacactccgctccagagtgcaggcggcagggccggggattaccatgcaacactcggccatatctcacgtgtgtgtgtgtatgtgtgctcccCGTCCAACAAGAGGGGtgggtgggtttaatcacacatactggacacagagacaagtaaaatagagacctaacgacattcccacaaaaaaattgttatttaccgcaaggtgatgagcagcctttcctctgcagagatggacttcctcatcactgtgtcttgcagtgtcaaatggggtgccaggatggtgagcagtctgTCGAATGCCAGAATCGATAGCCGACAAAAAGAGATAAATTTGTCCGGATATCTGAAAATGGAAAAAGACACAaaaaaagggttacttcacaagtTACATTGTTAGCAAAAAAAGGTAAATTTGTCGTTCAATATATTTcaacttacctcctcaaatcattgtaAAGGACATAAAAGTGCCCCTTCTCTGTTCGCTCTGCTACAAGAGGGTGCACCCACATTCTTTTCTGTGCATGccttctctgccgccgctgcctctaaaataaaaaaatatatatatatattttgtaaaacACAACGATGagaaaaatatatcaaacatgCCTGGAAAGCAATGCGGAAtatgtaagggtacgtgtccacgttcaggatggccatcGTTATCGTCGGAGCGCCAAAGCCGCTATGTGCAAAGCcccacccccttctgggacgcaatgatgccagatgtgttcattgtacaaatccGGCATTATCGCACCCCACGCATAGGGCCCTGTTTTATTCCTTGCAGAGCCGCAGCTTCTCTGCAAGGAACACGGACATGCTGTAATCATAAAAGACgcacagcatgtccggagtcgcagggctgacggatgacacacagtggacacgtgatttcatgaaatcccctccactatgctgctacatctggacgctgcatgtttgacgctgcggcccCACGCAGCGCCAAACACACAGCGTTTCCAGAACGTGGACAtgtacccataacccaatatataaaacaaacagacatctgcttacctgacgtGTATGACGATTCAGGATTAGAAGAatcaaccccaggatcgcaatccggtgtggcgtgcggagctggatccgCGGGCTGTGATCTGGCCTACGCTCAGCACTCTGCAGAGCGCTGTCATTAAAAACACGTCCACTCATTTTGGTGTGTTAAGTCCCAAAATGGAtgatggaagaagaaaagggttggacaaggaaatgacatcattttatttatttttttttcccccactgcagtaagctttatttgtgtcaaacacagacaatctgcagagaaaactgcataaaaaaacgcactaaaaaccgcatcaaaaaacgcacctgcgttttctgccaagagctgcggtttttagtgcagaaaaaacagcagggaaatcaggaacgtgtgaacatggccttaaccccCCCTATACACCTTAGAGTAAAGTTACATGAAAGCACTGATTTAGGGGGTTTGGCCGACCATATAATGTATTTCGGGGCCTCCCAACAGATGATGCTGgggcagagaaggatctggcatcctgaatttcagagaataatccgtttgttcttcctgtagaATCCTCctctagaggagtctggaggcgactctctcatacagacaacaggaaagctggaatatttgtgtgtgtgggggagtcgggagagataggcgtctgccaaatgaccgttcagccaacaCTTATCTCATAtgtatggggccgttagtattacactgacagcagtgatgatacacggcactacagtagtacagtgcaccaccggagccatcagaggcttggATGTTGTATGATCGCACTAATCAGAGGGGTttcaaaaagtttttaaaaaagtttaatgtgaaaaaaaatcagttttagCAATAAGAAATATCCCTAACTATAGGGAAAACAGAATCACTGCACAAGttagttaccatatatactcgagtataagccgacccgagtataagccgacccccctaattttgccacaaaaaactgggaaaacttaatgactcgagtataagcctagggtggaaaatgcagcagctaccggtaaatttcaaaagtaaaaatagataccaataaaagtaaaattaatttagacatcagtaggttaagtgtttttgaatatccatattgaatcaggagccccatataatgctccataaagtttgatgggccccataagatgctccatattaaaatatgccctatataatcctgcataaagggtaataagggccccataagatgctccatagagatatttgccctatatagtgctgcacaagtatggccccattagatgctctgcATAGTCACTtgtcccttataatgctgcacaagtgttatggccccataagatgctctgcacagctacttgccccatatagtgctgcacaagtatggccccataagatgctctgcacagctacttgccccatatagtgctgcacaagtgttatggccccataagatgctctgcacagtcacttgccccatataatgctgcacaagtatggccccataagatgctctgcagagtcacttgccccatataatgctgcacaagtatggcccccataagatgctctccacagctacttgccccatataatgctgcacaagtatggccccataagatgctctgcacagctacttgccccatataatgctgcacaagtatggccccataagatgctctgcagagtcacttgccccatataatgctgcacaagtatggccccataagatgctctgcagagtcacttgccccttataatgctgcacaagtatggcccccataagatgctctccacagctacttgccccatataatgctgcacaagtatggccccataagatgctctgcacagctacttgccccatataatgctgcacaagtatggccccataagatgctctgcagagtcacttgccccttataatgctgcacaagtatggccccataagatgctctccacagctacttgccccatatagtgctgcacaagtgttatagccccataagatgctctgcacagtcacttgccccttataatgctgcacaagtatggccccataagatgctctccacagctacttgccccatatagtgctgcacaagtgttatggccccataagatgctctgcacagtcacttgccccatataatgctgcacaagtatggccccataagatgctccgcacagctacttgccccatataatgctgcacaagtgttatggccccataagatgctccgtacagtcacttgccccatatgctgtggctgccataaaaaaaaaaatcacatactcacctctcttcgctcaggaccccggcacttttacctgctcctcgtgcggctccgtcttcggcactgacgctcagcagagggcgcgcactgactacgtcatcgcgccctctcaccttagcgtcactgctgaagacacccggaccgaggagcaggtgactatcgcgcagggcagcgctccccctccccatatacttacctggtcctggcgctgcgtccctgcttcttccccggcgctgcatcttcttcctgtattgagcgggcagcgtcaccgctcatatacagcaatgaatatgcggctccacctctatggggggtggagccgcatattcattactgtatatgaccgctcatacaggaagaagatgcagcgctggaagaagcagggactgcagggaccacgccgggagtaggtaagtataattacacagcccccgctccccctcccctgccgacccctggataagactcgagtataagccgagagggggactttcagcccccaaaaatgggctgaaaatctcggcttatactcgagtatatacggtaagtcacgtccataacaattttattatactctattatcctgtacACTGTGGTGTAGATAGAAATCACAGGTATGACAGCAATAGCTGGAATTGGGCCCACAATCTcaagagaaaaaaatataaaatagaaaATATATTTATAATGTCACCTACAGGTGTTTCtccaaaaattagaatatcatcaaaaagttaatttattccaattattcaatacaaaaagtgaaactcttatattatatatagtcattacaaaaagagtgatctatttcaagtgtttatttctggtaatgttgatgattatggcttacagctaatgaaaaccaaaagtcattatctcagtaaattagaataattaacaaaaacacctgcaaagatttcctaagcatttaaacaggtcccttagtctgttacaataggctccacaatcatggggaagactgctgacttgacagttatccattgacacactccacaaggagggtaagccacaataggtcacagagtgctgcatctaagcattttaatggaaagttgagtggaaattAAAAGTGTGGTAGacaaagatgcacaagcaaccgggataaccgcagccttgaaaggatggttatgaaaaggccattcaaaaaattggaggaaattcacaaggagtggactgctgctgcagtcattgcttcaagagccattgCACAcatacatatccaggacatgggctacaagtgtcgcattccttgtgtcaagccactcatgaccaatagacagcaTCCAAAGCGTCTTACCTTGGCCAAGGagcaaaagaactggactgttgctcagtgatccaaggatttgttttcagattaaagtaaattttgcatttcatttggaaatcaaggtcccagagtctgtaggaagagtggagaggccacaatccatgatgctttaggtctagtgtgaagtttccacaatcagtgatgaggAGTTATGTCATCTgcgggtgtaggtccactgtgttttatcaagaccaaagtcagcgcagccgtctaccatgaaattttagagcacttcatgcttccctctaccgaatagctttttggagatggaaatttcattctccagcaggacttggcacctgttcacactgccaaaagtatcaatacctggtttaaaacaacagtatcattgtgcttgattggccagcaaactcgcctgaccttaaccccatagagaaactatgtggtattgtcaagaggaagatgagagacaacagacccaacaatgcagtcgagctgaaggctgctatcaaagcaaactgggcttccatagcgcctccatgccacgccaattgatgcagtaattgatgcaaaaggagccacgacccagtattgagtgcatttactgaacatacatttcagtaggccaacattttggattttaaaataatttttcaagctggtggtataaagtattctaatttactgagataataacctttgggttttcattggctgtaagccataatcattatcagaaagaaacacttgaaatagatcactctgtttgtaatgactctatataagagtttcactttttcgtatggaagaactgaaataaattaactttttgatgatattctaattttgtgagaagcacctgtagatgacattactaatatatgggagcacataggagacattactaatatatgggggcacataggagacatctataatataacgctgggagcgtcactctgtccgaagcctttatagactgcgcaggcgcgacgctcctagcgttacattatagagtgtcaggaaaaaaaaaatggtgccggaaggcgcggactgccaggagcagggggtcgggagcagggggacaccgtgcacatatttgcgccctgattatgctgtggcacttcatgccacagcaatttgttacttacgccattcctttccgcccattttcttcgtcctcctgcagccggaatcggcgcctgcgcagtccacgctttccggcgccattttcttgaagacacactgcaggtgcggaaagcaatggcgtaagtaacaaattgctgtggcatgaggctgtggcacttcatgccacagctatttgttacttacgccacctgatatggggcatatactatggagcatcttatggagcagagtatggggcatatggatgggagcagcaaattaaagaacgggggcgcaggatgggagcagcacatgacagaacgggggcgcaggatgggagcagcacatgacagaatgggggagcaggatggagcagcacatgtcagaatgggggcgcaggatgggtgcagcacatgacaggatgggggtgcaggatggagcagcacatgacaggatggggacgcaggatggagcagcacataccaggatggagaccatataccaatataaatgctcgccacctgggcgtagaacgggttcaatggcTAGTTACTAATATATCGGGGCACATAagtgacattactaatatatggtgGTACATaggtgacattactaatatatgggggctgTGAGGCGGGGGGGAGGAGGATCATATGTGAATGGTGATATGTATCTCCCAGGATGTGGACAAAGTCCTATTAGAcctgctggagtgccttgtggtcacaacAGGACGCCAGTATGTCACAAAACAAAGTAAAAGTAAGCATggcctggtcaagctatttgaccaagaaattgTTCAGGAAAACACGTTAAGGGAATTTATTTTTGAAACTGACTACAGGAAGGTAGCTGGGCAGTCCGTTTCCCCCAGATAGGTcttgcaagtggcccatggccacggaTTCCAGGTTAAAACCCCTGCAGcacgagtttgggtgtgtcagtttagaGTTTGCAACTTGTGGAGCGGTCAGCTCTGCAGAAGTTCAGTCTGTGTGAGTTAACAAAGAGCCAGCAGAATGAGCTCCTGGCACCCCGCAGAGTGATATGGTGGTGCCGTCGCCCTCAGCAACCAGACACCCACGAACTGTTTTGtttcccggctgtgatccggaTGCCGTATGCTGTACAATGTGTGAGTGTGGACACAAacacgtttgctgtgaacttttcctgTGGTTACTGTCTGTCACACTGAACCATCCCCACTGCACTAGCTTGCCACATTGCAACCCAGGCCTGTGGACAAAATGGAGGAAATCCTGAGGCAGCTGGTTCTCAcatagcaacaacagcaacaaaccaaTAACCAGTTGCTGCAGC is a window encoding:
- the LOC138663273 gene encoding uncharacterized protein, which produces MWVHPLVAERTEKGHFYVLYNDLRRYPDKFISFCRLSILAFDRLLTILAPHLTLQDTVMRKSISAEERLLITLRFLATGESYTSLHLQFRVGKSTISNIVRCTCTVIWQKLQPIVMPSPTEETWLQVAAGFQSVANFPNCIGAVDGKHVRVQQPPR